The Agelaius phoeniceus isolate bAgePho1 chromosome 4, bAgePho1.hap1, whole genome shotgun sequence genome includes a region encoding these proteins:
- the LOC129122225 gene encoding polypeptide N-acetylgalactosaminyltransferase 18-like: MAEELRPGVPHDDGVSLRTDYLRVLSSRVKAAPVLLKVWICSAFWNHGVRAHHSPDGDRSSTTQSADFYTLSSWHLLLTPNSCPSTEELKEKLQQYVDEVNAHKPGFIKVVRHSRQEGLIRSRVSGWRAATAPVVALFDAHVEFNVGWAEPVLTRIKENRKRVISPSFDNIKYDNFEIEEYPLSAQGFDWELWCRYLNPPKSWWKLENTTAPIRSPALLGCFIVDREYFQEIGLLDEGMEVYGGENVELGIRIDGLACQCDKYGQETPLKRPLLPEGLRTAPLLPQHGAEEEEEEECSRRNVHYTSSQQLHVGVLSPTIDDDDNRCLVDVSSRPRLIECNYAKAKRMKLYWQFTQGGPIQNRKSKRCLELQENNENEFGFQVVLQKCTGQRWSITNVLRSLSL, encoded by the exons ATggccgaggagttgcg CCCAGGCGTGCCCCACGACGATGGCGTCAGCCTCCGA ACTGACTATTTGAGAGTTCTGAGCAGCCGTGTGAAGGCTGCTCCTGTTTTACTGAAAGTGTG gatttgttcagccttctggaatcatggagtcagagcacatCATTCCCCGGATGGGGATCGCTCATCTACGACACAAAGCGCGGATTTTTACACCTTGTCGAGCTGGCATCTCTTGCTGACGCCCAATTCTTGCCCTTCTACAGAGGAGCtcaaggagaagctgcagcagtatGTTGATGAGGTGAATGCCCACAAGCCAGGTTTCATCAAGGTTGTCCggcacagcaggcaggaggggctgatCCGCTCCCGAGTCAgcggctggagagcagccacagcGCCGGTCGTCGCTCTCTTCGATGCCCACGTGGAATTCAACGTGGGTTG ggctgAACCAGTGCTCACcaggataaaagaaaacagaaaaagagtaATTTCTCCATCATTCGATAACATTAAGTATGATAATTTTGAAATAGAGGAGTATCCCCTCTCAGCACAAGGCTTTGACTGGGAGCTGTGGTGCAGGTATCTGAACCCTCCTAAGTCCTGGTGGAAACTGGAGAACACAACTGCTCCAATAAG AAGTCCTGCACTGCTTGGATGCTTCATAGTGGACAGAGAATACTTCCAAGAGATTGGATTGCTGGATGAAGGCATGGAAGTATATGGAGGAGAGAATGTGGAGCTTGGAATCAGG ATTGACGGGCTGGCGTGCCAGTGTGATAAATATGGCCAGGAGACTCCTTTAAAAAGGCCTTTATTACCCGAGGGGTTGCGCACAGCGccgctgctcccacagcacggtgctgaggaggaggaggaggaggagtgcagCAGGAGG AATGTTCATTACACGAGCAGTCAGCAGCTCCACGTGGGTGTTCTGAGCCCCACCATCGACGACGATGACAACAGATGCCTGGTGGATGTCAGCAGCAGGCCCAGGCTCATTGAATGCAATTATGCCAAAGCCAAGAGAATGAAGCTTTACTGGCAATTTACTCAG GGAGGTCCTATCCAGAACCGAAAATCCAAGCGCTGCCTGGAATTGCAGGAGAACAATGAAAATGAATTTGGATTTCAAGTGGTCCTTCAGAAGTGCACTGGACAACGCTGGTCCATAACAAATGTCCTGAGAAGCTTGTCATTATAG